Proteins encoded by one window of Superficieibacter sp. HKU1:
- a CDS encoding YceK/YidQ family lipoprotein, producing the protein MRMVLVVLMSIMLCGCGSVISRTIPGQGHGNQYYPGVQWDVRDSSWRWLTVLDLPFSLIFDTLLLPLDASHGPYE; encoded by the coding sequence ATGAGAATGGTACTGGTCGTTCTGATGTCGATAATGCTGTGCGGCTGCGGCAGTGTTATTAGCCGTACCATTCCCGGACAGGGGCATGGTAATCAGTATTATCCTGGCGTGCAGTGGGACGTGCGTGATTCTAGCTGGCGCTGGCTGACCGTTCTGGACCTGCCCTTTTCACTGATTTTTGATACGCTGTTATTACCGCTGGATGCCAGTCACGGGCCTTATGAATAA
- a CDS encoding MysB family protein — MTMYATLEEAIDAAREEFLANAPGVEEEEANIQQLSIQKYVLQDGDIMWQAEFFAEEGEAGDCLPVLSGEAAQSVFDDDYDEIELRQEWLEENTLHEWDDGEFQLAPPLDTEEGQAAADEWDIRD, encoded by the coding sequence ATGACTATGTATGCCACACTCGAAGAAGCCATTGATGCGGCGCGCGAAGAGTTTCTTGCCAATGCCCCCGGTGTTGAAGAGGAAGAGGCCAATATCCAGCAGTTAAGCATCCAGAAGTATGTGTTACAGGATGGCGACATCATGTGGCAAGCCGAGTTCTTTGCTGAGGAAGGTGAAGCTGGCGACTGTCTGCCTGTCTTAAGCGGTGAAGCAGCGCAAAGCGTATTTGACGACGACTACGACGAAATCGAACTTCGTCAGGAGTGGCTGGAAGAAAATACGCTGCATGAATGGGATGACGGCGAGTTTCAGCTTGCGCCGCCGCTGGATACCGAAGAAGGCCAGGCAGCGGCTGACGAATGGGATATTCGTGATTAA
- the mdtG gene encoding multidrug efflux MFS transporter MdtG: protein MPSSDIPINWKRNLTVTWFGCFLTGAAFSLVMPFLPLYVEQLGITDHSALNMWSGLVFSITFLFSAIASPLWGGLADRKGRKIMLLRSALGMAIVMMLMGMAQNIWQFLILRALLGLLGGFIPNANALIATQIPRNKSGWALGTLSTGAVSGALLGPLAGGLLADSYGLRPVFFMTAGVLFLCFLLTLFYIREQFVPVTRKEMLNARQVIASLKSPRLVLSLFITTLIIQVATGSIAPILTLYVRELAGNVSNIAFISGMIASVPGVAALLSAPRLGKLGDRIGPEKILIAALVISVLLLIPMSLVQTPLQLAILRFLLGAADGALLPAVQTLLVYNSTNQIAGRIFSYNQSFRDIGNVTGPLIGAAVSASYGFRAVFLVTAGVVLFNVIYSTFSLRRRRPARAPKQPVD, encoded by the coding sequence ATGCCCTCTTCAGATATTCCGATCAACTGGAAACGTAATCTTACGGTCACCTGGTTTGGCTGTTTTTTGACGGGTGCCGCGTTTAGTCTGGTCATGCCCTTTCTGCCACTCTACGTCGAACAACTCGGTATCACCGATCACAGCGCGCTGAATATGTGGTCGGGACTGGTATTCAGCATCACCTTTCTTTTCTCTGCCATTGCCTCACCGCTATGGGGCGGTCTGGCCGACCGTAAAGGGCGCAAAATTATGCTGCTGCGCTCTGCTCTCGGTATGGCGATAGTGATGATGCTGATGGGAATGGCGCAAAACATCTGGCAGTTTCTGATCCTGCGTGCGCTGCTGGGGCTACTCGGCGGCTTTATTCCAAATGCTAATGCGCTGATAGCCACACAAATTCCACGTAACAAAAGCGGCTGGGCACTGGGCACGCTTTCAACGGGGGCGGTCAGCGGCGCGCTGTTAGGCCCTCTGGCAGGCGGCCTGCTTGCAGACAGCTACGGCCTGCGTCCGGTATTTTTTATGACCGCTGGCGTGCTGTTTTTGTGTTTCCTGCTGACGCTGTTTTATATTCGTGAACAATTTGTCCCGGTTACCAGAAAAGAGATGCTCAATGCCCGCCAGGTCATTGCCTCCCTGAAAAGTCCGCGGCTGGTGCTGAGCCTGTTTATCACCACCCTGATTATTCAGGTCGCCACCGGTTCGATTGCGCCGATTCTGACGCTTTACGTGCGCGAACTGGCAGGCAACGTCAGCAACATCGCCTTTATCAGCGGAATGATCGCCTCTGTGCCCGGCGTCGCGGCGCTGTTAAGCGCTCCCCGGCTGGGCAAGCTGGGTGACCGCATCGGTCCGGAGAAAATTCTGATTGCGGCACTTGTCATATCGGTACTGCTGTTGATCCCGATGTCATTGGTGCAAACGCCGCTTCAGCTCGCTATTTTACGTTTCCTGCTCGGTGCTGCCGATGGTGCGCTGCTACCCGCCGTACAGACGCTGCTGGTGTATAATTCCACCAACCAAATTGCCGGGCGTATTTTTAGCTACAACCAGTCATTCCGCGATATCGGCAACGTTACCGGCCCGCTGATCGGTGCAGCCGTCTCCGCCAGCTATGGCTTCCGTGCTGTCTTCCTGGTCACCGCTGGCGTAGTGCTATTTAACGTTATCTACTCGACCTTCAGTCTGCGTCGCCGACGCCCCGCCAGGGCCCCCAAACAACCGGTTGATTAG
- a CDS encoding Kdo(2)-lipid IV(A) acyltransferase, with translation MTHLPKFTVALLHPRYWLTWLGIGMLWLVVQLPYPVLYRLGHSLGHLAQRVMKRRVKIAERNLELCFPEMSQAQRDEMVHKNFESVGMGLLETGMAWFWSDRRMARWTEERGMDAIKEQIAQGRGILLIGVHFLTLEMGARIFGMHLPGIGVYRPNDNPVLDWLQTWGRMRSNKDMIDRKDVKGMIRALKNCEVIWYAPDHDYGPRTSVFVPFFAVEQAASTSGTWMLARTSKACVAPFVPRRKPDGKGYELIALEPECNPPLDNAETTAAWMNRIVEKCIMMAPEQYMWLHRRFKTRPEGVPSRY, from the coding sequence ATGACGCATTTACCAAAATTCACCGTGGCGCTGCTTCATCCGCGATACTGGTTAACCTGGCTGGGCATTGGCATGTTATGGCTGGTGGTTCAGCTACCCTACCCGGTTCTTTATCGCCTTGGACACAGTCTTGGTCATCTGGCACAGCGCGTTATGAAACGCCGGGTTAAAATTGCCGAGCGTAATCTGGAGCTCTGCTTCCCTGAGATGAGCCAGGCGCAGCGCGACGAGATGGTGCATAAAAATTTTGAATCTGTCGGCATGGGATTACTTGAGACCGGCATGGCCTGGTTCTGGTCGGATCGCCGGATGGCGCGCTGGACCGAGGAGCGCGGCATGGATGCGATTAAAGAGCAAATCGCCCAGGGTCGCGGGATCTTACTGATCGGCGTCCATTTTCTGACCCTGGAAATGGGGGCGCGTATTTTTGGTATGCATCTTCCGGGCATTGGCGTTTATCGCCCTAATGATAATCCGGTGCTGGACTGGTTGCAGACCTGGGGACGGATGCGCTCCAACAAAGATATGATTGACCGTAAAGACGTTAAAGGCATGATCCGCGCGCTGAAAAATTGTGAAGTGATTTGGTACGCTCCTGACCACGACTACGGCCCGCGCACCAGCGTGTTTGTGCCTTTTTTTGCGGTTGAACAGGCGGCGTCCACGTCTGGCACCTGGATGCTGGCCCGTACGTCAAAAGCCTGCGTTGCGCCGTTTGTCCCGCGGCGTAAACCCGATGGCAAAGGGTATGAGCTTATCGCCCTTGAACCGGAATGCAATCCTCCTCTGGACAACGCCGAAACCACCGCCGCGTGGATGAACAGGATCGTCGAGAAGTGCATCATGATGGCCCCCGAGCAATATATGTGGCTGCACCGTCGTTTTAAAACGCGTCCTGAGGGTGTTCCTTCCCGCTATTGA
- a CDS encoding rhodanese-related sulfurtransferase yields the protein MPVLHNRISNEELKARMLAETEPRTTISFYKYFTIADPKATRDALYTALTELNVFGRIYLAHEGINAQISIPQSKTDALRALLETVDPALQGLRLNIALDDDGKSFWVLRLKVRERIVADGIEDASFDASDVGDYLKAADVNALLDDPDALFIDMRNHYEYEVGHFENALEIPADTFREQLPKAVEMMQEHKDKKIVMYCTGGIRCEKASAWMKHNGFNKVSHIEGGIIEYARRAREQGLPVRFIGKNFVFDERMGERISDDVIAHCHQCGTPCDSHTNCLNDGCHLLFIQCPSCAEKYSGCCSEACQTERALPEEQQRQLRAGRENGNKIFNKSRGRLNTKLGIPDPE from the coding sequence ATGCCAGTGTTACACAACCGCATTTCGAATGAGGAACTGAAGGCGCGGATGCTGGCCGAGACCGAACCGCGCACGACGATCTCATTCTATAAATATTTCACCATAGCCGATCCCAAAGCGACGCGCGACGCGCTGTATACCGCCCTGACTGAACTCAACGTCTTTGGCCGTATTTATCTGGCGCACGAAGGGATTAACGCCCAAATCAGTATTCCGCAAAGTAAAACTGACGCGCTGCGGGCGCTGCTGGAAACCGTCGATCCGGCGCTTCAGGGGTTGCGCCTGAACATTGCCCTCGACGATGACGGTAAATCATTCTGGGTGCTGCGCCTGAAAGTGCGCGAGCGTATTGTTGCTGACGGAATCGAAGACGCCAGTTTTGATGCCAGCGATGTCGGTGACTATCTCAAAGCCGCCGACGTTAACGCCCTGCTCGACGATCCGGACGCCCTGTTTATCGATATGCGCAACCACTATGAATATGAAGTGGGGCATTTTGAAAACGCGCTGGAAATCCCTGCCGACACGTTCCGTGAACAGTTGCCGAAAGCCGTCGAAATGATGCAGGAGCATAAAGATAAAAAAATAGTCATGTATTGCACCGGCGGGATCCGCTGCGAAAAAGCCAGCGCCTGGATGAAACATAACGGCTTTAACAAAGTCTCGCATATTGAAGGCGGCATTATTGAGTACGCGCGCCGGGCGCGTGAACAGGGATTACCGGTACGGTTTATCGGTAAAAACTTCGTGTTTGACGAGCGAATGGGCGAGCGTATTTCTGATGATGTCATTGCCCATTGTCACCAGTGCGGTACGCCCTGTGACAGCCATACCAACTGCCTGAACGACGGGTGCCATCTGCTGTTTATTCAGTGCCCGAGCTGCGCCGAAAAATATTCCGGATGTTGCAGTGAAGCGTGCCAGACGGAAAGGGCGTTACCCGAGGAACAACAGCGCCAGCTCCGCGCGGGGCGTGAAAACGGTAACAAGATCTTTAATAAATCCAGGGGACGTCTGAATACTAAATTGGGTATTCCTGACCCGGAATAA
- a CDS encoding YceI family protein: MKKSLQGLLLGSLLLTAGSAIAADYKIDKEGQHAFVNFRIQHLGYSWLYGTFRDFDGTFTFDEKNPSADKVNVTLNTNSVDTNHAERDKHLRSADFLNVAKFPQATFKSTAVKADGDALDVTGDLTLNGVTKPVTLKAKMIGQGDDPWGGKRAGFEAAGKISLKEFNIKTDLGPASQDVELIISVEGVQQK; the protein is encoded by the coding sequence ATGAAAAAAAGCCTGCAAGGATTGTTACTGGGAAGTCTGCTGCTGACTGCCGGTTCAGCCATCGCCGCAGATTATAAAATTGATAAAGAAGGTCAGCACGCCTTCGTCAATTTCCGCATTCAGCACCTCGGTTATAGCTGGTTGTACGGTACTTTCCGCGATTTCGACGGTACGTTTACCTTTGACGAAAAGAACCCGTCTGCCGATAAAGTCAACGTGACGCTGAATACCAATAGCGTGGATACCAACCATGCAGAGCGCGATAAGCATCTGCGCAGCGCCGACTTCCTGAACGTGGCAAAATTCCCGCAGGCGACGTTCAAATCGACCGCGGTTAAAGCAGACGGCGATGCGCTGGATGTGACTGGCGATTTGACGCTAAACGGGGTAACCAAACCGGTGACGCTGAAGGCGAAGATGATCGGTCAGGGTGACGATCCGTGGGGCGGCAAACGCGCCGGTTTTGAGGCGGCAGGTAAAATCAGCCTGAAAGAGTTTAACATCAAAACCGATCTTGGCCCGGCATCGCAGGATGTAGAGCTGATTATTTCGGTGGAAGGCGTACAGCAGAAGTAA
- a CDS encoding cytochrome b — MNLRNSSYRYGFVSIALHWLVAIAVYGMFALGLWMVTLSYYDGWYHKAPELHKSIGIILMLTLVVRLIWRTVSPAPAALSHYSKLTRISAVLAHIALYLLLFAIVISGYLISTADGQPISVFGLFEVPATLTDAGVQADLAGNLHLWLAWSVVVLSVLHALAALKHHFIDKDDTLRRMLGKSSPDSGA; from the coding sequence ATGAACCTGCGTAATTCTTCATATCGCTATGGATTTGTTTCAATTGCGTTGCACTGGCTGGTGGCTATTGCGGTCTATGGAATGTTTGCCCTGGGCCTCTGGATGGTCACGCTCAGCTATTACGACGGCTGGTATCACAAAGCACCGGAGTTACATAAAAGCATCGGTATTATATTGATGCTTACGCTGGTGGTTCGCCTGATCTGGCGCACCGTTTCTCCGGCTCCGGCCGCATTAAGCCATTACTCAAAACTCACCCGCATCAGCGCAGTGCTGGCCCATATCGCGCTGTACCTGCTGCTGTTTGCCATTGTGATTAGCGGTTATCTGATCTCCACGGCTGACGGTCAACCGATCAGCGTCTTTGGCCTTTTCGAGGTGCCCGCCACGCTGACCGACGCGGGGGTACAGGCCGATCTGGCGGGCAATCTGCACTTATGGCTGGCATGGAGCGTAGTGGTACTGTCGGTCCTGCACGCGCTTGCCGCCCTCAAACACCATTTCATCGATAAAGACGATACCCTGCGCCGCATGCTGGGAAAATCGTCCCCTGACTCTGGAGCGTAA
- the solA gene encoding N-methyl-L-tryptophan oxidase has product MQYDLVIIGSGSVGAAAGYYASRAGLNVLMTDAHLPPHKEGSHHGDTRLMRHAYGEGEKYVPLVLRAQALWEAFAAESGEPVFERTGVINLGPADSPFLANVASSAQRWHLATEQLDAAAITTRWPEIRVPENYIGIFEANSGVLRSELAIKTWVQRAREAGCAQLFNCPVTAIHHHDAGLTIATADGEYHARRALISAGTWVTKLVPSLPLQPVRKIFAWHQADGRYSSKNNFPAFTGELPDGDQFYGFPADDNALKIGKHNGGQVIHSPQERKPFGTIASDGAESFSFLRQILPGIGGCLHGEACTYDNSPDEDFIIDTLPDHPNTLLITGLSGHGFKFAPALGEIAVQFAKGESSEFDLSPFSLARFQH; this is encoded by the coding sequence ATGCAATACGATCTGGTAATTATTGGCAGTGGTTCCGTCGGGGCGGCAGCGGGCTATTATGCTTCGCGCGCCGGGTTGAACGTGCTAATGACCGATGCCCATTTGCCCCCGCACAAGGAAGGAAGTCACCACGGCGATACGCGGCTGATGCGCCACGCCTATGGCGAAGGTGAAAAATACGTACCGCTGGTACTGCGCGCGCAGGCGCTGTGGGAGGCATTTGCCGCGGAAAGCGGCGAGCCGGTATTCGAACGCACCGGGGTAATTAACCTGGGTCCGGCAGACTCCCCCTTTCTGGCAAACGTCGCCAGCAGCGCTCAGCGCTGGCACCTGGCGACGGAGCAGCTTGATGCTGCCGCCATTACGACGCGCTGGCCGGAGATTCGCGTGCCGGAAAATTATATCGGCATTTTTGAAGCTAATTCAGGCGTGCTGCGCAGCGAACTGGCGATCAAAACCTGGGTGCAGCGGGCGCGCGAAGCGGGATGCGCGCAGTTATTTAACTGCCCGGTGACGGCCATTCATCATCATGACGCTGGCCTCACCATTGCCACTGCCGATGGCGAATACCATGCCCGCAGAGCGCTCATTAGCGCCGGAACCTGGGTGACAAAACTGGTGCCGTCGCTGCCGCTGCAACCGGTACGCAAGATTTTCGCCTGGCACCAGGCCGACGGGCGCTACAGCAGCAAAAATAATTTCCCGGCGTTTACCGGCGAGCTGCCTGATGGCGATCAATTTTATGGTTTTCCGGCCGACGATAACGCCCTCAAAATAGGCAAACACAACGGTGGGCAGGTCATTCATTCTCCACAAGAACGTAAACCTTTTGGCACCATCGCAAGCGACGGCGCTGAGTCATTTTCGTTCCTGCGTCAGATCCTGCCGGGCATCGGCGGATGCCTGCACGGTGAAGCCTGTACCTATGATAATTCGCCGGACGAGGATTTCATTATCGATACCCTCCCCGATCATCCAAATACGCTGTTAATCACCGGACTTAGCGGACACGGCTTCAAGTTCGCCCCGGCGCTGGGCGAGATTGCCGTACAATTTGCTAAAGGCGAATCCAGCGAATTCGATTTATCGCCTTTCTCCCTGGCCCGCTTTCAACATTAA
- the bssS gene encoding biofilm formation regulator BssS, producing MEKNNEVIQTHPLVGWDISTVDSYDALMLRLHYQTPNQPETEDAEIGQTLWLTTDVARQFISILEAGIAKIESGDYQENEYRRH from the coding sequence ATGGAAAAAAATAATGAAGTCATCCAGACCCATCCCCTTGTTGGATGGGACATCAGCACCGTGGACAGCTACGATGCGCTGATGCTGCGTTTACATTACCAGACCCCCAATCAGCCCGAGACCGAGGATGCAGAGATCGGTCAGACACTATGGCTGACAACTGATGTTGCACGTCAGTTTATTTCTATTTTAGAAGCAGGTATCGCTAAAATTGAATCCGGCGACTACCAGGAAAATGAGTATCGCAGGCATTAA
- the dinI gene encoding DNA damage-inducible protein I codes for MRIEVTIARTTSLPPGALDALAGELSRRVLTHFPDCDGNVSVRYAAANNLSVFGGLKEDKDRISEILQETWESADDWFITD; via the coding sequence ATGCGTATTGAAGTCACTATCGCCAGAACAACATCCTTACCGCCCGGTGCGCTGGACGCCCTTGCTGGCGAACTGTCCCGGCGGGTTCTCACTCATTTCCCTGATTGTGACGGTAACGTCAGCGTGCGTTATGCTGCTGCCAATAACCTTTCCGTGTTTGGTGGGCTTAAAGAAGACAAAGATCGCATCAGTGAAATTCTCCAGGAGACCTGGGAAAGCGCTGACGACTGGTTCATTACCGACTAA
- the pyrC gene encoding dihydroorotase: MTDQPQVLKIRRPDDWHLHLRDGEMLKTVVPYTSEIYGRAIVMPNLAPPVVTVDAAIAYRQRILDAVPAGHTFTPLMTCYLTDSLDPAELERGFNEGVFTAAKLYPANATTNSSHGVTSIDAIMPVLERMETLGMPLLVHGEVTHVDIDIFDREARFIETVMEPLRQRLPGLKVVFEHITTKDAADYVREGNERLAATITPQHLMFNRNHMLVGGVRPHLYCLPILKRNIHQQALRELVASGFDRVFLGTDSAPHARHRKEASCGCAGCFSAPTALASYATVFEEMNALAHLEAFSSLNGPRFYQLPVNDTFVELVRQESQVVDSIALPDDTLIPFLAGETVRWTVVK; encoded by the coding sequence ATGACTGACCAACCGCAAGTACTTAAGATCCGCCGCCCTGACGACTGGCACCTCCATCTGCGCGACGGAGAAATGCTGAAAACCGTCGTACCTTATACCAGCGAAATTTATGGTCGTGCGATTGTCATGCCCAATCTGGCACCGCCTGTGGTAACGGTTGACGCCGCGATAGCCTACCGTCAGCGCATTCTGGATGCCGTTCCTGCCGGGCATACTTTTACCCCCCTGATGACCTGTTACCTGACCGATTCTCTCGATCCGGCAGAGCTGGAGCGTGGTTTTAACGAAGGCGTATTTACCGCCGCCAAACTATATCCTGCCAATGCCACCACCAACTCAAGCCACGGCGTCACCAGCATTGATGCCATTATGCCGGTGCTGGAGCGGATGGAAACGCTGGGTATGCCGCTGCTGGTGCATGGCGAAGTCACCCATGTGGATATTGATATTTTTGATCGTGAAGCACGGTTTATTGAAACCGTTATGGAACCACTGCGCCAGCGCTTACCGGGGCTGAAAGTGGTATTTGAGCACATCACCACCAAAGATGCGGCGGATTACGTGCGTGAAGGCAATGAACGGCTGGCGGCGACCATCACTCCCCAGCATTTAATGTTTAACCGTAATCATATGCTGGTGGGCGGCGTGCGGCCTCATCTTTACTGTCTGCCGATCCTCAAGCGCAACATCCACCAGCAGGCGCTGCGAGAGCTGGTAGCCAGCGGTTTTGACCGCGTTTTTCTCGGCACCGACTCTGCGCCACATGCGCGTCATCGTAAAGAAGCCAGCTGCGGCTGCGCAGGCTGTTTTAGCGCCCCGACCGCGCTTGCCAGCTATGCAACCGTGTTTGAAGAGATGAACGCGCTGGCGCACCTGGAAGCATTTAGTTCCCTTAACGGTCCGCGCTTCTATCAATTGCCGGTGAACGACACGTTTGTTGAGCTGGTTCGCCAGGAAAGCCAGGTCGTCGATTCTATCGCCCTGCCTGACGATACGCTTATTCCCTTCCTTGCAGGCGAAACCGTGCGCTGGACGGTGGTAAAATAA
- a CDS encoding lipoprotein has protein sequence MKKIVIAAALIVSGLIVGCNQLTQYTVSESEINQALQKRNNFSKDIGLPGVADAHIVLNNLTSAIGREEADKVTLSGDAFLDMNSLFGSQKATITLKLKALPAFNKEQGAIYLQEMEVVNADVKPDKMQPVVQTLLPYLNQSLRNYFNHQPAYMLKDDGGKGEALAKKYAKGIEVKPGEIVIPFTH, from the coding sequence ATGAAGAAGATCGTTATTGCCGCCGCCCTGATCGTCAGCGGCCTGATTGTCGGATGTAACCAGCTGACTCAGTACACCGTCAGCGAGTCGGAAATTAATCAGGCGCTACAAAAACGAAATAATTTTTCCAAAGATATTGGTCTGCCGGGCGTGGCCGATGCACATATTGTCCTGAACAACCTTACCAGCGCCATTGGCCGTGAAGAGGCAGATAAAGTCACGCTGAGCGGCGATGCGTTTCTGGATATGAACTCCCTTTTCGGCAGTCAGAAAGCCACCATCACCCTGAAGCTGAAAGCGCTTCCCGCCTTTAATAAAGAGCAGGGCGCGATTTACCTGCAGGAAATGGAAGTGGTGAATGCTGACGTCAAGCCAGACAAAATGCAGCCGGTGGTGCAAACCCTGCTCCCCTATTTGAACCAGTCACTGCGCAACTACTTCAATCATCAGCCCGCTTATATGCTCAAAGATGATGGCGGCAAAGGGGAAGCGCTGGCCAAAAAATATGCAAAAGGTATTGAAGTGAAGCCGGGGGAAATCGTTATTCCTTTCACCCATTAA
- the grxB gene encoding glutaredoxin 2, which produces MKLYIYDHCPYCVKARMIFGLKNIPVELNTLLSDDEATPTRMIGQKMAPILQKDDSRYLPESLDIVHYVDNVDRKPLLTGNRNPAIEEWLRKVNGYVNRLLIPRFAKSPFDEFSTPEARRYFTEKKEAQLGSFADHLAHSAGLIKNISDDLRILDKHIVKPNAVNGELSEDDIHLFPLLRNLTIVAGINWPTRVADYRDNMAKQTQINLLSSIAS; this is translated from the coding sequence GTGAAGCTTTATATTTACGACCACTGCCCTTACTGTGTGAAAGCCAGAATGATCTTCGGCCTCAAAAACATCCCCGTTGAGCTAAACACGTTGCTCAGCGACGACGAGGCAACGCCGACGAGAATGATCGGCCAGAAGATGGCCCCCATCCTGCAAAAAGATGACAGCCGTTATCTGCCCGAAAGCCTTGATATCGTACATTACGTCGATAACGTTGACCGAAAACCCCTGCTGACCGGAAATCGCAATCCAGCCATTGAAGAGTGGCTGCGCAAGGTGAACGGCTACGTTAACCGTTTGCTGATCCCGCGTTTTGCGAAATCACCGTTTGATGAATTTTCCACCCCGGAAGCGCGTCGATATTTCACGGAGAAAAAAGAGGCCCAGTTGGGCAGCTTTGCCGATCATCTTGCCCATTCCGCCGGGCTTATTAAGAATATCAGCGACGATTTGCGCATTCTGGATAAGCACATTGTCAAACCCAACGCGGTGAATGGTGAGCTTTCTGAAGATGACATCCATCTGTTTCCGCTATTACGAAATCTGACCATCGTCGCCGGGATCAACTGGCCGACCAGGGTGGCTGATTACCGCGATAACATGGCGAAACAGACACAAATCAATCTCCTTTCCTCTATCGCATCGTGA
- the mdtH gene encoding multidrug efflux MFS transporter MdtH, which translates to MSRISQARSLGKYFLLIDNMLVVLGFFVVFPLISIRFVDQMGWAALMVGIALGLRQLIQQGLGIFGGAIADRFGAKPMIVTGMLMRAAGFATMAIAQEPWMLWLSCLLSGLGGTLFDPPRSALVVKLVRPHQRGRFFSILMMQDSAGAVTGALLGSWLLQYNFSLVCSVGAVLFVACAAFNAWYLPAWKLSTVKVPVREGLARVLRDKRFVTYVLTLTGYYMLAVQVMLMLPIMVNDIAGTPSAVKWMYAIEATLSLSLLYPLARWSEKRFRLEHRLMAGLLIMTLSMLPIGLVSSLQQLFSLICTFYIGSIIAEPARETLSAELADARARGSYMGFSRLGLAFGGALGYAGGGWLFDAGKASGQAELPWFMLGMIGLITLLALWWQFSPKHTAPGMLEPRT; encoded by the coding sequence ATGTCCCGTATCTCGCAGGCACGGAGCCTGGGTAAATATTTCCTGCTAATAGATAACATGCTGGTCGTGCTCGGCTTTTTTGTGGTCTTTCCGCTGATTTCGATTCGCTTTGTCGATCAAATGGGCTGGGCCGCATTGATGGTCGGTATTGCGCTCGGTTTACGCCAGCTTATCCAGCAGGGTTTGGGTATTTTTGGCGGAGCCATTGCCGACCGCTTTGGGGCAAAACCCATGATTGTCACCGGAATGCTGATGCGCGCCGCCGGGTTTGCCACCATGGCAATCGCGCAGGAGCCGTGGATGCTGTGGCTCTCCTGTCTGCTTTCGGGTCTGGGCGGCACGTTGTTCGACCCGCCGCGCTCGGCGCTGGTAGTGAAGTTAGTCCGCCCGCATCAGCGCGGTCGCTTTTTTTCCATCCTCATGATGCAGGATAGCGCAGGCGCGGTGACTGGCGCCCTGCTGGGCAGCTGGCTTTTACAATATAATTTTAGTCTGGTGTGCAGCGTCGGTGCGGTGCTGTTTGTTGCCTGCGCTGCGTTTAATGCCTGGTATCTTCCTGCCTGGAAGCTGTCAACGGTAAAAGTACCGGTGCGTGAAGGGCTGGCTCGCGTGCTGCGCGACAAGCGTTTTGTCACCTATGTTCTGACCCTCACCGGTTACTATATGCTGGCCGTCCAGGTGATGCTGATGCTACCGATTATGGTCAACGATATTGCCGGGACTCCCTCAGCGGTGAAATGGATGTATGCGATTGAAGCCACGCTGTCGCTTAGCCTGCTTTACCCTCTGGCGCGCTGGAGCGAAAAACGGTTTCGTCTCGAACACCGCTTAATGGCGGGCCTGCTGATCATGACGCTCAGTATGCTGCCCATCGGGCTGGTGAGCAGCCTGCAACAGCTTTTCTCGCTGATCTGCACCTTCTATATCGGCTCGATTATCGCCGAACCGGCGCGCGAAACGCTGAGTGCCGAACTGGCGGATGCCCGTGCACGCGGCAGCTATATGGGCTTCAGCCGTCTGGGATTAGCCTTTGGCGGCGCGCTGGGCTACGCTGGCGGCGGCTGGCTGTTTGACGCCGGTAAAGCCTCCGGTCAGGCCGAGCTTCCCTGGTTTATGCTCGGGATGATTGGCCTGATCACCCTGCTGGCCCTGTGGTGGCAATTTAGCCCGAAGCATACGGCACCCGGCATGCTGGAGCCGCGGACCTGA